The genomic DNA CAAATAACATTCTTAAATAATCCCAAATGCTTGTAAGAGTACCAACAGTAGAGCGAGGATTTTGGCTTCCTTTTTTCTGTTCGATAGCTATAGTAGGGGTTAATCCCTGAAGTAAATCAAATTCCGGTTTTTGAAGCTGTTCTGAAAGTTTTGCTCCATTACTTAGATTTTCAAAATAACGTCTTTTTCCTTCTTCATAAATCGTATCGAAAGCTAAAGAAGATTTTCCACTACCACTTACACCTGTAATAACAGTTATTTGATTTTTTGGAATTGTAACCTCAACATCCTTTAAATTGTTTTGCCTTCCTCCTTTTAAATAGATAGAGCTTTTATTATGACAAAGTGAATTTTTAATTGATTTATTTATTGATTTTGTAAATTTGAATTTCTTTTCGAGTTCAAGAGGATTGCCTAATTCTTTTATTTCCGAAATGCCTAATATTTTTAACTGAGAAAAGATTGATTTCAAATAATCTTCAGGCAGTTTTTCTATTAACAAATTAAGGTCTTCTATTTTTATATTTCCGATTGATAATATTTCTGCCATTTCATCTAATAAATTTTTTTCTGCTCTTGTTAATTGATTGTATTTTTTGGAACTTAATTCTGTCCATAAATCCCATGGAAGCAATTCTAAACCAATCATATTATTAAAGTCATGTAGAAGATTACCCTTTACAGAATGCCAACCTTTCCAATTTTTATTATATCCAAAGTCATCTGGATGAGCATGTCCTTGCCGACATCTTATCCAGGCTTCTGAACCAGTTAAAAAACCATCTGTTTTTCCGACATCATGAGTGTCAAAATTAATTTGAAAATAATTTTTTTGTATGTCATCTATTTGTGCATCTATTCTTATCCATCTCTTTGTTAGAGTATCATAGTATTCTACAAGCCAGTGGTCTTCATAAGTAAGCTCACTTTCAAAATAATTAGCAAAACCTGCTCTCATTCTAGCCTCAAAACCTCGATATCTTAGGAGCGATACAAGAAGTAAAGAATAATCTCTGCACATTCCAACAAGCCTTTGTTTTGGGTTTCTTGGAATAGTTAGTGGGTTAGAATTTATTTCAAATATTCTTTTTAACATTTGAGGAATTGTACGAAGCAATTCCTCATCAGATTGTTGTTTATTAAAGGATATACCATATAATTTTCCTTGGTCTCCATGAATTACTAGGCTTTGAACCACTTTTAATAACTCAATTGGAGTCTTTGGTAAATCTTGATATTTATTTTCAAATTTTTTAGGATTTGTGATGATACTTTGATTTTTATAGTTATTTATTTTCATTTATATTTCACCTCTCTAAATGGATGATATACCCTGACATGGTGTCATATGCAAGGACAATTTAGATTTTTTGGCCAAAATTTAAAAATAAATAAAAAATGATACAGTGATAAATTGTAATACAAATATAGTTTCAAATTGCATATAATATAATTATTTAATAAAACCATTATCTATTGAATGTTAATGAAATGTTAAGATGGCATTCTTGAATATTAAGAAATAGAATACTATAATATAGTGTGAAGGATTTTTAGTAAAAAAATTTGTAAGTGTTAATATACATTAAAAAATAGGTTTATAATTTGGAGGAAAAAAATGAAATTATCAAGGTATAAGAAAAATAGTTTAGTTCTGTCTATAATTTTATGTTCACTTATTATTTCAATCCTTGTAATTACTGTTTTTAATACCGTAAAACTACACAATATATCTAATAAACAATCTAAAAACTATTTAAATGATGTATCTACACAGATTGTAATGAATGTTGATTCTAAAATCAAATTTATTTTATCCGACTTAAGAATAATGGCAGATTTTATTAAGCAATATGAAGGTGATAGTCGATATGAGTATTTATCTAAAAGAAAGACTAGTTATAAGTATTATGATGTTGGAATAATAGATTTAGAAGGTAAAGCTGAGTTTTTAAGTGGAAAAAAGTTTGACTTAAAGAATACTGTTTCCTATAAAAAAGGAATTGAAGGTAAAGAATACTCAGAAGTAATAGAGTCAATGGGTTTTGTTCTTTATAGTGTACCTATATTTAATGATAATCATGAAGTATCTAGTATTTTAATAGGTGTATCCAATAAAGAAAGTATGAATGAGATTCTTAATATAGATAACTTTAATGGAAAAGGAACTATTGAAATTATTAATAGTAAGGGAAAACCTCTTTTCATAGGAAAAAATACTGAATTAATAAAGGACCTTAGCCATAAATATAAGAGTTCTGGAGATGAACCTTGGGCACAAAAGATGCTTGAGGATTTTAAAAATGATAAATCAGGGAATATTACAATAACCTCATCAAAAGGTGTACAATGCTTATTAACTTATCATCCAATTACAAGAGGTTTAAATGATTGGCATTTTCTTCTCATAGTACCTGAAGATGCTGTACTTGGTGAACTTAATAAATTAAACTCTTTTACAATAACAATGACATTTATAATTACATGTATTATTGGAATTATAACATTAATTTTATATATTATAAGAAGAAAATATGTAAATCAAATAGAAAATATTGCATATTTAGATAGTATAACAAATGGTATAAATTCAACTAAGTTTAGTATGCTAGTCAAACCTTTAATTTCAGAATCACCTGATAGTACTTATATGATGATAGCAATGAATATAAAAGATTTTAAGCTAATAAATGATTGTTTCGGTAGTGAAAAGGGAAATATGACACTAAAACATCTTTACAATATTTTGTATAAAAACATTGATGAAAATGAAGAGTTTGTGTGCCGTCATGATGCAGACCTTTTCTATTTGCTTATTAAGAATAGACCAGTGTTAGAAGCCCTGGAGTTATTATATAAAATAGAAGCTGACACAAATTATTTTAATAAAAATAGGGAAAATCCATACTTTTTAAGACTATCAGTAGGTATTTACACAATTGAAAATCATAATGAAGATTTAATTACAATACAAGACCATGCAAATACAGCAAGAAAAAGCTTTAATAAAACTCATCAAAGTGATTTTTCTTTTTATAGTGATATAGAAAGAAAACGATTAATATCTGAAAAGGAAATTTCAAATTTAATGGAAAAAGCCCTTGAAAATAAAGAATTTTTTATGTGCTTACAACCTAAAATTGATATAAAAAGTGGAAAAATTAGTGGAGCAGAGTCTCTTGTGCGTTGGAAAAATTCAGAAAAGGGCATAATTTATCCAAGTGATTTTATTCCTCTTTTCGAAAAAAGTGGATTTATATGTAAGTTAGATTTATATATACTAGAAGAAACATGCAAATTGATTTCTAAGTGGATAAAAGAAGGTAAAGAAGTGTTGAGAATTTCTGTTAATGTATCACGTCAACATCTGAATGATAAATTGTTTTTAGAAAAATATAAGCATATATGCAATAAATACAATGTACCAACATGTCTGATAGATTTAGAACTTACTGAATCTATTTTCTTAGAAAATCCAGAAGCTATAGATATAATAGAGGATATTCATTCTAATGGATTTAAATGTTCTATAGACGATTTTGGATTTGGGTACTCATCATTAGGGATATTAAAGGATTTTAAAGTTGATATAATTAAGTTAGACCGTTCATTCTTTGTTAGCAAAAATAATATAGACCGTGGTAAGGTAGTTATTAAGTCTATTATTGAACTTAGCAAAAGGCTAGGTATGAAAGTAACTGCTGAAGGAATTGAAGAATTAGAACAAGTTGAGTTCCTAAAAAATGTGGGATGTGATTATATTCAAGGTTATGTTTTTTCAAAACCATTATTAATTTCTGACTTTGAAAATTTTGCATATGAAAATAATAAAATTAAAAATATCCATTATTAAATGTACAAGATAAAAAATTTAGGCAAGTTATATAATTAAAAATATAACTTGCCTTTTTTATTTATATATTTAATAAAAATATATTTGCAGATTTTGTAAAAATAATTTTCAAATGTTGTAAGTTGTGGCTAAAGCTTTATTGTATTATTCTGAATATAGAAAGATAGTTACTGTCTTAGATAAAAACTGAAACATACATAATAATATAAAATTTGCTATATTAATAACTCTAATTATTTTGGAAGGAGGGAAAATATGATAAGTGGGAGAATGTTACTCATCATGAATTTTCTAAAAGGAAAAAATAAGACAAGTTACAAGGATATTAGCAAACAACTTAGTATAGAAGAAAGAAAAGTTAGATATGATATAAATAATTTAAATATTGTTTTGCGTTCATTAAACAAGTCAGTAATACAAAAGATGAACAAAGGTGTGTTAATTATTCCTGATGACTTCCAAGTAGTATGTATAAATAATAACGAATATGTATTTTCCTTAACTGAGCGAGTATCTATTATGAAAATTATATCAATGTTTAAAATAGATAATCTAAACTTAGAAAAATTAAGTAAAGAATTTCAGGTTTCTAGAAGTTCAATTAAAAATGACCTTAATGTTTTGTCAAGTGAATTAGAAAGAAACCAAATAACTATTACTTATGATAAATCTTTTAAAATAAGTGGAGAAGAAGACATTATATATAAGCAAAGATTGAACATATTAAAATCGTATTCTTATCTTTTTGGTAAGGAAAAATCTGATTTAAGTGTATTTGAGAAGTATTTAGTGAATGTAATTGAAAAAATATTCAAAGGGATTTATTTGATTGATATATATAATTGGTCTATGAATTTATTATTGCAAATGGGATGGACTTTAAATGATGAATCTTTTACATGGTATGTGTCGAACATTTTCCTTTTTACATGGTATATACATTCAGATGAAAAACATCCTTTAGAATCTGCTTCATTAA from Clostridioides difficile ATCC 9689 = DSM 1296 includes the following:
- a CDS encoding GGDEF domain-containing protein, translated to MKLSRYKKNSLVLSIILCSLIISILVITVFNTVKLHNISNKQSKNYLNDVSTQIVMNVDSKIKFILSDLRIMADFIKQYEGDSRYEYLSKRKTSYKYYDVGIIDLEGKAEFLSGKKFDLKNTVSYKKGIEGKEYSEVIESMGFVLYSVPIFNDNHEVSSILIGVSNKESMNEILNIDNFNGKGTIEIINSKGKPLFIGKNTELIKDLSHKYKSSGDEPWAQKMLEDFKNDKSGNITITSSKGVQCLLTYHPITRGLNDWHFLLIVPEDAVLGELNKLNSFTITMTFIITCIIGIITLILYIIRRKYVNQIENIAYLDSITNGINSTKFSMLVKPLISESPDSTYMMIAMNIKDFKLINDCFGSEKGNMTLKHLYNILYKNIDENEEFVCRHDADLFYLLIKNRPVLEALELLYKIEADTNYFNKNRENPYFLRLSVGIYTIENHNEDLITIQDHANTARKSFNKTHQSDFSFYSDIERKRLISEKEISNLMEKALENKEFFMCLQPKIDIKSGKISGAESLVRWKNSEKGIIYPSDFIPLFEKSGFICKLDLYILEETCKLISKWIKEGKEVLRISVNVSRQHLNDKLFLEKYKHICNKYNVPTCLIDLELTESIFLENPEAIDIIEDIHSNGFKCSIDDFGFGYSSLGILKDFKVDIIKLDRSFFVSKNNIDRGKVVIKSIIELSKRLGMKVTAEGIEELEQVEFLKNVGCDYIQGYVFSKPLLISDFENFAYENNKIKNIHY